A window of the Aquarana catesbeiana isolate 2022-GZ linkage group LG05, ASM4218655v1, whole genome shotgun sequence genome harbors these coding sequences:
- the THNSL1 gene encoding threonine synthase-like 1, protein MFTKSMAGARLFNQHSRNKMFHILFSKPAAHSRLLKLWLSTLSSLVGENNLILMGPPGSGKTSVGRILGHKLGCPVIDVDDDVLEKDWNMSVSNKLQEVGDEQFLEEEGKALLKFSASGSVISLTGSNPLHTSSMEHTKKNGLVVYLDVNSQDIIERLEGMKVDRIVGQKSGARIGDILQERKHFYKKWHDVRVLCQRGDTVEVLAEKVIDAVKKYQNLDSDTFVSTRSQSCEGEMSQDKAKFFSDVVIEGLAADGGLYVPKNGLPKLTAGEWGRLVNLTYAERAQIILERCIHPTDVPAVVLGEIIEKAYGENFACSKIAPIRHLSGNQFILELFHGPTASFKDLALQFMPHLFAYCVPKTCNYLVLVATSGDTGSAVLDGFSHLSDLDRRRMAVFCLYPENGISPIQKSQIIACQGDNGFALGVESDFDFCQTAIKGICTNPDNTGYLTAEYGTTLSTANSINWARLLPQVVYHASAYLDLVSHGVITFGNPVDVCIPTGNFGNILAAIYAKHMGIPIRKFICASNQNHILTDFIKTGSFDLRGQKLLPSHSPAIDILKSSNLERYLHLISNQDGELVKKLYSQLQSQDNFQLPENLFKTLQNDIIGSWCSEADCLSAIRSVHSTSGYIMDTHTAVAKVVADRVQDRTCPVIISCTAHYSKFAPVILQALRIEEIKQSPLSQLHVLNSFRPLPPAHKALSTKLKDQESHKSCVCEADSNRIMGHVENYLQKQFLRAY, encoded by the coding sequence ATGTTTACCAAGTCAATGGCAGGTGCCCGCCTTTTTAACCAACATTCCAGGAATAAAATGTTTCACATTCTATTTTCAAAGCCAGCAGCACATTCCAGACTGCTGAAATTATGGCTTTCCACCCTCAGTTCCCTTGTAGGAGAAAATAATCTTATCTTGATGGGTCCTCCAGGGTCTGGGAAGACCTCAGTTGGTAGAATTCTTGGCCACAAGCTGGGTTGTCCTGTTATAGATGTGGATGACGATGTCCTTGAAAAAGACTGGAACATGAGTGTGTCCAATAAATTGCAGGAAGTTGGCGATGAGCAGTTTTTAGAAGAGGAAGGAAAAGCCCTTTTAAAGTTTTCAGCATCTGGAAGTGTGATTTCCCTTACGGGCTCCAACCCTCTTCATACTAGCAGCATGGAACACACAAAGAAAAATGGCTTAGTTGTTTATCTTGATGTCAATTCACAGGATATAATTGAGAGGCTCGAAGGAATGAAAGTGGATCGTATTGTTGGGCAAAAGTCCGGAGCTAGAATTGGCGACATACTTCAGGAAAGGAAGCATTTTTATAAAAAGTGGCATGATGTGCGTGTACTCTGCCAGAGGGGAGATACTGTAGAGGTTTTGGCTGAAAAAGTAATTGATGCAGTAAAAAAATATCAGAATCTAGACTCTGATACTTTTGTTTCTACAAGATCCCAAAGCTGTGAAGGTGAAATGAGCCAAGACAAAGCAAAATTCTTTAGTGACGTTGTCATTGAGGGTTTAGCTGCTGATGGTGGACTCTATGTTCCCAAGAATGGTCTACCAAAGCTTACTGCTGGCGAGTGGGGAAGATTGGTTAACTTGACTTATGCTGAGAGGGCACAGATAATACTGGAAAGATGCATCCACCCAACTGATGTCCCAGCTGTTGTTTTAGGAGAAATTATTGAAAAGGCATATGGTGAAAATTTTGCTTgtagcaaaattgcccccatcaggcATTTGTCTGGCAATCAGTTCATTCTTGAACTCTTTCATGGACCAACTGCTTCTTTCAAAGACTTGGCCTTGCAGTTTATGCCTCACTTGTTTGCCTATTGTGTCCCCAAAACATGTAACTATCTAGTCCTTGTGGCTACTTCTGGAGACACAGGTAGTGCTGTTCTGGATGGGTTTAGTCACCTCAGTGACCTTGACAGGCGAAGGATGGCCGTCTTCTGTCTCTACCCTGAAAATGGAATAAGCCCGATACAAAAATCACAAATAATTGCTTGTCAAGGAGATAACGGGTTTGCACTGGGAGTGGAATCAGATTTTGATTTCTGTCAGACTGCAATAAAAGGAATATGCACCAATCCTGATAACACCGGCTATCTTACAGCTGAATACGGAACTACTCTGAGTACTGCCAATTCTATCAATTGGGCCAGACTGCTGCCTCAAGTTGTGTACCATGCTTCTGCTTATCTTGATCTAGTCAGTCACGGTGTTATAACTTTTGGGAACCCAGTTGACGTATGTATTCCCACCGGTAACTTTGGCAACATACTTGCTGCCATTTACGCGAAACATATGGGAATACCCATTCGAAAATTCATCTGTGCCTCCAATCAAAACCACATTTTGACCGATTTTATCAAAACCGGTAGTTTTGACCTCAGGGGTCAGAAATTACTGCCATCCCATTCGCCAGCAATTGATATTCTTAAATCATCAAACTTAGAGAGGTATTTACATCTTATCTCTAACCAGGATGGTGAGCTTGTTAAGAAACTCTACAGTCAGTTACAAAGTCAAGATAATTTTCAGCTGCCGGAAAATTTATTCAAAACTCTCCAGAATGATATTATTGGCAGTTGGTGCTCTGAGGCAGACTGCTTGTCCGCAATCCGCTCTGTACATAGTACAAGCGGATATATCATGGATACACACACAGCAGTTGCCAAAGTTGTGGCCGACAGGGTGCAAGACCGTACTTGTCCAGTTATCATCTCATGTACAGCTCATTATTCTAAGTTTGCACCTGTTATTTTGCAAGCTTTGAGGATTGAAGAAATTAAGCAAAGCCCATTAAGCCAGCTCCATGTGTTAAATTCCTTCCGTCCCTTGCCTCCCGCTCACAAGGCACTCTCAACAAAGCTTAAAGACCAAGAGTCTCATAAGAGCTGTGTTTGTGAGGCTGATTCAAACCGCATCATGGGCCACGTTGAAAATTACCTTCAAAAACAATTCTTGAGGGCTTACTAG